TGACTTTTACTAAGTATTTGTGTATCCAgaggaaagttttcgggaaggtctgttttacgcgcAAATGACTCGGAATGTActatttacaaatatttcaagaatgaggcccattgtgtgtttaaaaaatgttacggTGGATGAGAATATCTGTCATggatttttattatacatgaatattctgtattatcattttttgtaatttgaaaaCATCTACAGTAGTAGAAcatccaattgttttttttcacaatgtttaaattctgtttaaattacaacacatAATGCAAATCGGGACGAGTTATGGTtatgagaatttcagcagaaaaagcaataaaatacataaacaattcATTCCTATGTCAAAATGATGATTCGTCCAGGGTGtcaaggtagagaacacaattatctttattttgatcattttttatgttgatgaattatgtgttttataattcaaatctcTGAATGGCCTGCATTGCTGAACTTACAGTTGCCAAAATCAACAAGTTACTACGTCGTCCTACCTTGTCGATGAAGCATACAGAGAACAACAAACTGCCAATTTACTGATGAACTCTATGAGCTACTGTTTTGATTCCACTTGATGGTTGTTTGACTATAGGTCAGTCGTGgttgttgtgtttttctgtttttgttcattgTGTCTTTGGTGATTCTGGTCGTTAACAGCGGCTCTTCAACACGAATAACTGAATTATTACCTAATTATTCAATTCTCCATTTTCTCATTAACTTCAACAGCGCTTACCCTTATACACTTTTGCTGTGTAACTGAACTCAAAGCGAGATGACTACTTTACAGGAATTTGCTGTGATGTTAGGTTAGGgtaaaacattaaatacaatattttattgtgaaaACCCAAAGTAAAACCGTGTGAAAACCTTtcacttttttacagtgtaacccCACACAAGATGACCACTTCACAGGAATGTGCTGTTATGTTAAGGTAAACACAGAATACAAtactttattgtaaaaaaacacagtaaaatcTTGTGAAAACATGGCAATTTTCACCAGTGTGGTGTTTGTTTGGCGGTGACGTTGTGTCTCTTCAAGGGTCTGCTGGACTTTCTGGCGATTCAGCCATTGTGTAGAAATCTCCGTCAGAGGGGCTTGTGGGTAATTCTGCCATGGTATACACCGTGTTTACATTGACAGTCGGGTTTACTGTTGTGGATCCAGTTTTTGACTCTTCAATTGTTTCGTAATAAACAACAGTGGACTGCTGAAAGGAAAAAGATCTATTTTAACCACACTTGTGATATTTTTGATTGTTATGCTTTTTTGATTAACCCAAATATTGCTTTACAGTATTGTTTTGCCGATAATGTTCTCTAATAACTGTGTGCACGCTGTACAATCTTTGCCACAATTTTCccattctaaaaaaaaatgatcTTGCAAAATTTGCATTCAACAACGGCCGACTAAGATGATCGGAACCTtctataaaaacacactttacCTCCTGACACTCTATTGAGTTCCTCTGATTTGATGATGATACTGAACCTGTTGATCATCAAAAATGTGATGTAAGAAAACCGATAAGAAAATGAAGATGAGACAACAGAAGTTGAagaacaatgtgtgtgtgtttgtacctgCGTTCTTTTTACATCTCAGCTTGTGCCACAACAAACTCAGTCCTCCAGCAGCCAGcagaatcaaacacacacacactataataataatcacATAGAAAtctgaaaataagaaaaacacagttaTTTTTCTTGGTGACGACTTCAGCTGattttatactgtagtattatTTACAGAAATTGTTTTGCATGAAAAACGAATACATAATTGATTAGTAAAGTGTACTTCAGATGATGATCACAAGATTCAGCcagacagaattttgatttcataTTGTCAATCTGAACGTTTCTGCTCATGCTCTGGATAATCTTTCATAATTTTAAAGGTTAATTATTAAAGAAACTGTCTCATGTTATGTCAGACAGTTATGATTATAAgactaaggggctgtgtccaccgaggcgcttttacgcggctgaaaatgCCAGGAGCTCGGCTGGAAACGCCCGCTGCAGCCACAGCGTTCTGCCCCATggaagttgagcatttttcaactctggcCCCCCGGTCGAACGCCGGTGTTACAGCAAATTCTGTCACCGTCGTATTCTGTGACCCTAGTAGGCGCTGTTGCCAAATCCTTTATCATCACGCAGCCGTGTTTTTTTAGGCAAGTTTAAGAGTTTAGATACTTTAGGCCGGgctagggtgtgggttagggtaaaggtttcgtaagactcgaaacagcaaggatttagtcaaaaacaACAAGCCACACACCAAGGATTGAGAGCCGTATTTGCACAGTGACAACAGCGCCTACTAGGGTCACAGAATACGACGGATACAGAATTTGTTGCAACACCGGCGCTGAGCGCGGAAAAAAAACGCCAGCTGCTCGCGTTTCAAAAAATGCGCCCTTTCAattggaaacaattgaaaaacctcggtggacacagcatTATTAGGTTGTTTTGCTTGAACTTGGACAAATAATTTACTTGCTTTCCGTTAATGAGAATGTTTCTCACCTGAAACATCGAGATAAATCTCATTTAGAAGGTGAATGTAGTTCCTTTCTTGTAAATGGGTTGATCCACAGAAATAGATGCCGTCATCGTGTCTATTGACTTTTTTAATAGTCACAGTAAAGACTCTTGCTGCAGGGTTGTCCGTCAGGGAAAATCTTCCGTAAGTGTGTGAACGTCCCAGGTCCGTAATAACAGACTCTATAGATTTATGATTCACTCTGTACAAATGCTTTGCATAATCTTTATATTTCGGTGGGTATTTACAGCTGATAGTAACACTTCCTCCTGTATAACCAGTTTGACTTTGTTTTCCCTCACAGCAGGCGTCTGAAACCAGAgaaacacagacatacagtgacacttttaacatacatttcctaacaatgttttatattgttAATTGAATTATGTGCAACGTGCTTTATGTGCAATAAATTGTCATTCTTACCATGTTCTACTTTTAATCTTAACTCCAGAATCAGTTTATTACCAACTTTACATTGGTAACGTCCCGTGTCGTGCTTGGTCAGGTTTCTAATCATCACGCTCAGCAAACCCACAGATTTTTTATCATACATGGAGAATCTCTCTCCATCGGTCCATAAATCACTTTCTTCTTCTCTCATGGTGGCACATTTGTCAGTCTGCTCGTTGCAAAAgcttctttctctgtctttcttaGATATTTTGGGCAGATATTGACAGTTGATGACGAGACTTTCTCCAGCGATGCCAGTCACAGTTTCAGGAGCCCCGTCTACgtgacctgtcaatcaaaattcAGTCCTGCTGAAAGCTCTGACACCGGCAGACATGAGAAGatgcataaatgatgacaataagAGCTACATATGAATAAGAGTTGAACAAAATAACAGTCAATAGCATGTCACACATCTGACCCGTGATCAGGAAGTAGATGGAGATAAAGAGAAGGATCATCATCATCAATGGATCTGAATTGTGGATCTCTGAAGGGCTGTTGTTCTTCCCTGAAGAGATGAAATACTGTCACACTGTTGTTTTTGTGTACACGCTTTACCAGCCTTTGGTAAAATACTTTgtcaaatgtattaataaatatagTAAGTCCATACcgttgtgttttacagaaagaATGGAGACACCGTTCCAATGTCTACTTTGATCAAAGTTGTCCAATCTTGAGTCTTGAGATAACTAAAAACATCTGAACCAGCTGATCAAAGTCTTCAGGATGACGAGCTGGCGTGTTTAATGATGGCTGAAGATAATACTGCTGGTGTGAACTCTGCTCAGTTTCAGTGGATCACTGAGGAACGGCTGCAGGCTGTTGTGCCACATGATTTCACTTTATCATTTGCATCTGTTCCTATAGCTATCATTTTTTAAGGAAGTGTTGTGTTCCTCGTTTTTAGCTCTTCCTTTTCAGACAAATGTTTGATGAGGGTCATGAGACTGAAGGTAGAGTTTAAACAGACACCAAGCTTGAAGTTTTCATTGCAATAGCTGGATCTATAGTGAAGATCTCAAGACACGTAGTAGGAAGTCTCTTCACCAGAACAGGGTTTTCATCCGTTTAACTACGAATGCACATAACTCGGACACACgtgattgtatttttttatgtgaaataaaaccgatacaaatactgtataaagattCACAGCCCtcaccttaaaaatgaaaattctgttttacTCGATTTACTCAAACTGGGgaaccattgacttccatagaattttattaaaaaaataaaaactgtgtttttttaactgtttggtgttacaatttttcaaaatatcttctgttgtgtttagcagaaatgTCTTGGGTGAGTAAGTAACCATTTAGCAACATTCTGGCAACCTTCCACAACACAAGACAAAACCTACGACACCAACTATCATTTTCTGATCATTTCTTCCATTTTATTATCAGCTAGGCAAAATGTCCCTAAACATCAGAACTGGAGGTGGTTTTAATGGCATGTTTGATACTGACCAGCAGGGGGAGACAAACACGAACagagcatgtacagtatatacagtatggttTCAGGTCTGGAACGGCATTTTGTTCTTCACTGGGTTAAATGTGCCTAATGTGATCTCGTATAATATGAAACACGTACTAAAAAACACTACAAGGtctataaataacaaataaataaaaaacttttagTTGAGTCTTGTGTTGCGATTGACAGTGGCGTACTCGGTTAAACTCTCGTCCTTACTGAAGGTGACCGTAGCATCACTGAGAGAATCTGCATGCTTGTGGAAACTGACAGCAGCGTACAGCACATCATCAgaggggattgtgggtaattgTACAGTAGAATATATCGTGTGTGGATGAGGAGGGTTTGCGGGGATCCCAACAGTAGAATAGATCACAGCTTCTGTGTGGTGTGAGGCTAAACGCTCCGGTCTGAGGTCTTGAACATTCTCGTAGTCACAGGCAGCATGAGACACCTGAagatgtttcattatttgtgaGGACGTTTTTAAATATCTGATCATCACGTCTACACACACAACTCACCTCTCCAATCGTCCGctgttttctctctgtctgGCCATTTGTGCCTATATGGAACACAATAATAGttcaaatacaaaaaagaaaacatatatTGTTATACATTTGATGTTATAATAGCAGTTATTTTTCATACCTCACATGcttcatatttttatacaagcacactgtcatttttttgctgccttaagaataaaaacatttataaaaaaaacgtaGAAATTTAAGCACTTATTTTTCGATAATTTTAAGTGATTTTAACCTCAAATTTTCAATATTACACTAGTAATACTGTAAATTGTAATTATTAAGTTGAGTTAATGTAACGTAAAAATATGATGAAAAGTTATTCATCACATCATCACATCATAGTTACAAGCGTTTTAATTTACGTCCATACAACgtctcatcaaatttacacgAAATGGCTTAAACATCTCGTGGTTTAAAATAGAAGGGGAAGTTGAAACTGTACCAGGTCACACAAGACCAGCAGACCGTTAaaaagggtgtgtgtgtgtgtttgtgcatcaCCTCGAGTCGTGAGATATCTAAATTTACATAACATCAGGATCAATGCTCCCATCAGCAGCGGGGTCACACAGATACCAGCGATGATCTTTTCAAAAACACCTGAAGAACAGACAAACACGCAAATGTATGAAGTTTCAGAAATGTGGAGATTATCCGATCACATTTGGAATATGAGAACAAGTTAAAAAACAGAGCACACCACGTTGAATAAACTCAAACACAAATGTCATTACTGCCTTTAAATCTCAAATATTCAAAACATTGCATCCCATGCACTTCAATAATGCATGAGACACATACAGCATGAATCTATAATCTCAATCCCAAATATATTCAATTTAAAACATCTAAAGTCTGATGGTTTGAGATCATTTGCAACTGTGAATTTCCTATAATCTATTTCTGGCTGTAGATGTATCTCACTTCTGTTTTTCTAAGCAGATGACAACCTCATGCTGACAACCTTCATGTTGGTTAGAGTTCATGTATGGGTGGATGCCCATTTCCCTTTACAGTTTCATGGTTAGAGATGGGAGAAAGTGTTTTataacccaaaatcacaggccAACATATGGACCCAGACACTTTCTGTATCACTATTTAAACCTGATTGGAAGCTGACGCAGGATTTTGCTGATTTCTTATACTGTAGACAATATATTTGGTTCTGAGAATGTACCACTTACTTCTTTTTACTTCTAGATGCACTTTAGTGATGATGTGAGATCCACACCAGTATATCCCAGAATGCTCTTCTCTCAGATGACTGATGTTTACAGTAAAGACTCCAGTAGATGTTTCATCACTTAAAGAGAATCCATCATCTCTGATCCACTGGAATGAAACTCCATCATTGACACACATTGAGACTTCATGTGCTTTACAGAAGACTTTCTGATATTCAGCGTGATGTTTGCACTCCATTGACATGTTGTCTCCTTCACGCTTATTCAAGAGAAGCTCTTTAAAGAAGAAATCATCAAGATTCACATTCAAACAAAGTCCCTTTTTAGATGGATTATTAGTGACAATGTGTCTCACCCTGTTTGATGAGAATAATGAGATGAGTGTAAAGATAAATCACGTCTGTTTCTAATGTCACTGCACAGCAGTATTTCCCAGCATCCTCTGCTGTCAGTCCAGTGATGTTCACACTAAACACACTTGCTGTCATGTCATCATTCACACTCCATCTGTTCATCTCCATGAGAGTCTTTTCATCTCTACAACTCTTCAACAGTTTTTTGGACTTTGATTTATAGATGGGATCATAAGGACAGATGATGT
This sequence is a window from Triplophysa rosa linkage group LG4, Trosa_1v2, whole genome shotgun sequence. Protein-coding genes within it:
- the LOC130552922 gene encoding polymeric immunoglobulin receptor isoform X2 gives rise to the protein MMMILLFISIYFLITGHVDGAPETVTGIAGESLVINCQYLPKISKKDRERSFCNEQTDKCATMREEESDLWTDGERFSMYDKKSVGLLSVMIRNLTKHDTGRYQCKVGNKLILELRLKVEHDACCEGKQSQTGYTGGSVTISCKYPPKYKDYAKHLYRVNHKSIESVITDLGRSHTYGRFSLTDNPAARVFTVTIKKVNRHDDGIYFCGSTHLQERNYIHLLNEIYLDVSDFYVIIIIVCVCLILLAAGGLSLLWHKLRCKKNAGSVSSSNQRNSIECQESTVVYYETIEESKTGSTTVNPTVNVNTVYTMAELPTSPSDGDFYTMAESPESPADP
- the LOC130552922 gene encoding polymeric immunoglobulin receptor isoform X1, whose translation is MMMILLFISIYFLITGHVDGAPETVTGIAGESLVINCQYLPKISKKDRERSFCNEQTDKCATMREEESDLWTDGERFSMYDKKSVGLLSVMIRNLTKHDTGRYQCKVGNKLILELRLKVEHDACCEGKQSQTGYTGGSVTISCKYPPKYKDYAKHLYRVNHKSIESVITDLGRSHTYGRFSLTDNPAARVFTVTIKKVNRHDDGIYFCGSTHLQERNYIHLLNEIYLDVSDFYVIIIIVCVCLILLAAGGLSLLWHKLRCKKNAGSVSSSNQRNSIECQEQSTVVYYETIEESKTGSTTVNPTVNVNTVYTMAELPTSPSDGDFYTMAESPESPADP